GTTGTGCAGTGCCTGGAACTTGCTGTAGGGATCGAGCGCGTTGAGTGTCGGATAACGCAGGTAGTAGAAGGCGTCGCCGTGGAACTGGTTGGTGCCGCTCTTGGTGATGGCGTTTACCTGTCCACCGGCCGCTTGGCCGAACTCGACCGAGTAGTTCGAGGTCTCGGCCTGGAACTCCTTGATGGAGTCGATGGAGTAGACGTATGGCGCACCGGAGGCGCGGCCGCGGGCCTCGGAGAAGAGCATCTGGTTGTTATTCGAGCCGTCTACGTAGTTCTGGTTGTAGAGGCCGCTGATGCCGTGAAAGCTGACCAGACCCGAACCGCCGTCCTGCGTGACGTTCGGCGTGTTGAGGACGAAGGCGCTCCAGTTGCGCGAGGCGATGGGCAGGTTGGCGATCAAAGCCGCGCCGATGGTCTGCGAGACCTCGGTCTTGTCGGTGTCGACGAGCGGAGCCGCACTGGTGACCTCGACCTGCGTGGCGACCGAACCGGCGGAGAGCGCGGCGTCGATCGAGAGCGTCTGGCCTACGGTCAACAGCAGGTTCTTGCGATCGACCTTGCCGAAGCTGCCGCCGCCCAGGATCACTTCATAGTGGCCGGGCTGGAGGAAGCTCGCGTTGTACTCGCCCGCACCGTTGGTGGTCAGGTTGCGGGTGACGCCGGTATCCGTATCGATAACTACGACCGAAGCGCCGGGTACGACAGCTCCGGACGTATCTGTAACCGTTCCGGTGATATTACCGACACCGGAGGTTTGGGGGAGGGCTGAATGCGCCGCAGCAGCAAAGATCGCCGTAATGGCGAGCGTTTTAAATCGTTTAAAGTTCATATGAACTGTCTGGCTCCTGATTTTTTTACGTCGGTGCACCGTCTGGGTCGCGGTGCTGCCGTTTATGGTTCAGTCTTGCCCCAAGGGGAGAAGGGTGCAAGCTCGAGACGAATCTTCAGTCTCTTCAGTATTGAATAACCCAAGCCTCTTTCAGCACGGAAGAGAAGTCAAGTTATTTTTACTTCCTTGTCTCAACTTTGCTGACAACATCCCGTCTAAGGCCACGCGCGAAATGCCGCACTCCCACCATCTCATAGAGGATTTTCAGGCGTTGTCCCGTATCGGAACAGCTAACCCACGCACTCAGTGGAGTTGGTCGGGGATCACCGCATACTGCACCAACAGCTCGAAGGGCACGATTTTTAACGTATTTTCATGTGTCGCTTCGAGCAGAACAGGACATGCGGCTCCAGCCTGTTGCACCTCGAGCCAGCGCGCCGCGCATACGCACCAGCGATCACCCGGCTTCAACCCGGCAAAACCGTACTGCGGCATCGGCGTCGATAGATCGTTACCCAGCGCCTTCGATGCACGCAGGAACGGCTCATCTACCACGCAGCAGATGGTGTGTACGCCGAAGTCCTCCGGGCCGGTCTCGCAGCAGCCAGTGCGGTAGAAGCCGGTCATCGGCTCGCAGCCGCAGATCGCCAGCGGCTGGCCTAGTACATTCTTGCCACGGGAAGAGATCGGTTCAATTGTCGGCATCGGTTACTTGTCCTTCTTTCCAGTATCCCACTTAAAAACAAAAGCGCCCTCATGCCGGGGCACTTCGTGCTGTACTCGGGGCGGTATGGGCAGGATCAACCACAGCGGTCCTCCCGTTGGTCGGTAGCGAGAATCGCTTGCTTCCGACCAACGGGAGGACCGCTGTGGTTGATTTACCGAGACAAGCTATACGCGTCACGAAGTGACCGCCCCGCGCGTAGCGGGCCCGTCCGGCAGGACAGAATCTTTACGCCTGAAACACTCCCTTGAGCGCCGGGTAGATACGCCGGTAGCGCGGATACGCAGCCTGCATCGCCGCCGCGCTGGTCGGGGGGATGACCGCCGCCGCGCGGATGGTGGCCGCGCAGGCAGCCTGCACCGAAGGCCACGCGTTGACACCCGTACCCGCCAGCAGCGCTGCACCGAAGGCTCCGCCCTCCTCGGCCTCGAGCAGCTCGACCGAGTGATTGTAGACATCGGCCTGGATCTGCCGCCAGAGCGGGCCGCGTGCGCCGCCGCCGCCGAGGCGGATCTTCTCGACCGGGATCGCCAGCTCCTCGAAGAGGGTGAAGGTGTCCTTGAGGCTAAAAGCCACGCCTTCCAAAACCGCGCGGACGAAGTGGCCGAGGGTGTGCGAGGCCGTGACGCCGATGAAGGCCGCGCGGGCGTCGGGGTCGAGGTGCGGAGTGCGCTCGCCGAAGAGGTACGGCACCCAGAGCATTCCGTCCGAACCGGCGGGAACCTTCGCGGCCAGCGCGGTCAGGTCGTCGTAGCCGAGCTGCGGGGTGAAGGTGTCGCGGAAGTAGCGGAAGCTGAGGCCCGCGCCGTTGGTGACGCCCATGACGTGCCAGATGCCGG
This is a stretch of genomic DNA from Granulicella sp. WH15. It encodes these proteins:
- a CDS encoding DUF2237 domain-containing protein, which gives rise to MPTIEPISSRGKNVLGQPLAICGCEPMTGFYRTGCCETGPEDFGVHTICCVVDEPFLRASKALGNDLSTPMPQYGFAGLKPGDRWCVCAARWLEVQQAGAACPVLLEATHENTLKIVPFELLVQYAVIPDQLH